One genomic region from Pseudoduganella dura encodes:
- a CDS encoding RNA methyltransferase: protein MTPSTPPLFSPLFSRLRVILVETSRPGNIGSVARAMKTMGFSELVLVNPRVEGAVRHEEAVAFASGAQDILAGARIVATMAEALDGINHAAAVSARLREFSPPVQGPRELAQHVAAAGDAAAGQCLHTALVFGNERFGLPNEIVERCNVLINIPANPEYSSLNLAQAAQVLLYECRMAALGGAAPAATPIGFHGDAADQAQIEGMYTHLEQALVAIGFLDAGNPRKLMPRLKRLFARTGLETEEVNILRGIARQMLASRRPPGDSGQ, encoded by the coding sequence ATGACACCCAGCACGCCACCTCTTTTCAGCCCGCTGTTCTCCCGACTGCGCGTGATCCTCGTGGAAACCAGCCGGCCGGGCAACATCGGTTCGGTTGCCCGGGCGATGAAAACCATGGGCTTTTCCGAGCTGGTGCTCGTCAATCCGCGCGTGGAAGGCGCCGTGCGGCACGAGGAAGCGGTGGCCTTCGCCAGCGGCGCGCAGGATATCCTGGCCGGCGCGCGCATCGTCGCCACGATGGCCGAGGCGCTGGACGGCATCAACCATGCCGCCGCCGTGTCGGCCCGGCTGCGCGAATTCTCGCCGCCCGTCCAGGGCCCGCGTGAACTGGCGCAGCACGTGGCCGCCGCGGGGGATGCCGCCGCAGGGCAGTGTCTCCATACAGCCCTGGTCTTCGGCAACGAGCGCTTCGGCCTGCCGAACGAGATCGTCGAGCGCTGCAATGTGCTGATCAACATTCCGGCCAACCCGGAATACTCGTCGCTGAACCTGGCCCAGGCCGCGCAGGTGCTGCTGTACGAATGCCGGATGGCGGCCCTCGGCGGCGCCGCGCCCGCCGCCACCCCGATCGGCTTCCATGGCGACGCGGCCGACCAGGCGCAGATCGAGGGCATGTACACGCACCTCGAACAGGCGCTCGTGGCGATCGGCTTCCTCGATGCGGGCAATCCCCGCAAGCTGATGCCACGGCTGAAGCGGCTGTTCGCCCGCACCGGGCTGGAGACCGAGGAAGTCAATATCCTGCGCGGCATCGCGCGGCAGATGCTGGCGTCGCGCCGCCCGCCCGGCGATAGCGGCCAGTAA
- a CDS encoding inositol monophosphatase family protein yields the protein MLNTAVKAARRAAAVINRASFDLDRVSIAEKQHNDFVTDVDQAAEQAVIEVLQKAYPSHAFLGEESGTTGNVNDESEFVWVIDPLDGTTNFMHGFPQYAVSIALQQRGVITLGVVYDPVRNELFTAEKGAGAYLNDKRIRVRKLDRIAGALLGTGYKNGSGKALDEYLKMYGIMAERCHGVRRAGSAALDLAYVASGRLDGYYEKNLQPWDIAAGTLLVTEAGGIAGEFNGESKYMQTGHVIAGSPRVFGQMVGLLAEFA from the coding sequence ATGCTCAACACGGCCGTGAAGGCCGCGCGCCGCGCCGCCGCCGTCATCAACCGTGCTTCGTTCGACCTCGACCGCGTCAGCATCGCCGAGAAACAACACAACGATTTCGTCACCGATGTGGACCAGGCCGCCGAACAGGCCGTCATCGAGGTGCTGCAGAAGGCCTATCCTTCGCACGCTTTTCTGGGCGAGGAATCCGGCACCACCGGCAACGTGAACGACGAGAGCGAATTCGTGTGGGTCATCGACCCGCTGGACGGCACCACCAACTTCATGCACGGCTTCCCCCAGTACGCCGTCTCGATCGCGCTGCAGCAGCGCGGCGTGATCACACTGGGCGTTGTCTATGACCCGGTGCGCAACGAGCTGTTCACCGCCGAGAAAGGCGCCGGCGCCTACCTGAACGACAAGCGCATCCGCGTGCGCAAGCTGGACCGTATCGCCGGCGCACTGCTGGGCACCGGCTACAAGAACGGCAGCGGCAAGGCGCTGGACGAATACCTGAAGATGTACGGCATCATGGCCGAACGCTGCCACGGCGTGCGCCGCGCCGGATCGGCCGCGCTGGACCTGGCGTACGTGGCCAGCGGCCGCCTGGACGGCTACTACGAGAAAAACCTGCAACCGTGGGATATCGCGGCCGGCACGCTGCTGGTCACCGAAGCGGGTGGCATCGCCGGCGAATTCAATGGCGAATCGAAGTACATGCAGACCGGCCACGTGATCGCCGGCAGCCCGCGTGTCTTCGGCCAGATGGTCGGTTTACTCGCTGAATTTGCCTAA
- a CDS encoding DEAD/DEAH box helicase, with product MSFTELGLSDAIVRAVTEAGYTAPTPIQTQAIPAVLNGGDLLAGAQTGTGKTAGFTLPILHRLSTDTAGAKLANNTSTRPIRALILTPTRELAAQVEESVRVYGKYTKLNSAVIFGGVSINPQIKLLKHGVDILVATPGRLLDHMQQGTVKLDQVEILILDEADRMLDMGFIRDIRKVLAALPPKRQNLLFSATFSDEIKALADGLLNKPATIEVARRNSTVEIIAQKIHPVDRDRKHPMLSHLIRTHKWTQVLVFTRTKHGANKLVEQLGTDGIKAMAIHGNKSQSARTRALADFKDNSLQVLVATDIAARGIDIDQLPHVVNYDLPNVPEDYVHRIGRTGRAGATGEAVSLVCVDEHDMLKDIEKLIKQTLPREVIAGFEPDPTARAQPIQLRSGNGQHRNPRAGNAGGRGNAGNPGNGGGRGNGGNAGGTGNAGGRGKPAAARAGNGAAGAGGNRPAAGSAATPARSGAPRGGQRPGGPAPTRSGGGGRGR from the coding sequence ATGTCTTTCACTGAACTCGGCTTGTCCGATGCGATCGTCCGCGCAGTAACCGAAGCCGGCTATACCGCACCGACACCCATCCAGACCCAGGCCATCCCGGCTGTCCTCAACGGCGGCGACCTGCTGGCCGGCGCCCAGACCGGCACCGGTAAAACGGCCGGCTTCACGCTGCCGATCCTGCACCGCCTGTCCACCGACACCGCCGGCGCCAAACTGGCCAATAACACGTCGACGCGTCCGATCCGTGCGCTGATCCTCACGCCGACCCGCGAACTGGCTGCCCAGGTCGAGGAATCGGTGCGCGTGTACGGCAAGTACACGAAGCTGAACTCGGCCGTGATCTTCGGCGGCGTGTCGATCAATCCGCAGATCAAGCTGCTCAAGCACGGCGTCGACATCCTCGTCGCCACGCCGGGCCGCCTGCTCGACCACATGCAGCAGGGCACGGTCAAGCTGGACCAGGTCGAGATCCTGATCCTGGACGAAGCCGACCGCATGCTGGACATGGGCTTCATCCGCGATATCCGCAAGGTGCTGGCCGCGCTGCCGCCCAAGCGCCAGAACCTGCTGTTCTCGGCCACGTTCTCCGACGAGATCAAGGCGCTGGCCGACGGCCTGCTGAACAAGCCCGCCACGATCGAAGTGGCGCGCCGCAACTCGACCGTGGAAATCATCGCGCAGAAGATCCACCCGGTCGACCGCGACAGGAAGCACCCGATGCTGTCGCACCTGATCCGCACGCACAAGTGGACCCAGGTGCTGGTGTTCACGCGCACCAAGCATGGCGCCAACAAGCTGGTGGAACAACTGGGCACGGACGGCATCAAGGCGATGGCGATCCACGGCAACAAGAGCCAGTCGGCGCGCACGCGCGCGCTGGCCGATTTCAAGGACAACTCGCTGCAGGTGCTGGTGGCGACCGATATCGCGGCGCGCGGCATCGACATCGACCAGCTGCCGCACGTGGTCAACTACGATCTGCCGAACGTGCCTGAAGACTATGTGCACCGGATCGGCCGCACCGGCCGCGCCGGCGCCACCGGCGAAGCCGTGTCGCTGGTCTGCGTGGACGAGCACGATATGTTGAAAGACATCGAAAAGCTCATCAAGCAGACGCTGCCGCGTGAAGTCATCGCCGGCTTCGAGCCGGATCCGACGGCCCGTGCGCAACCGATCCAGCTGCGCAGCGGCAATGGCCAGCACCGCAACCCGCGCGCCGGCAATGCCGGCGGCCGTGGCAATGCCGGCAACCCGGGCAATGGCGGTGGCCGCGGCAACGGCGGTAACGCAGGCGGCACCGGCAATGCCGGCGGCCGCGGCAAGCCGGCGGCGGCGCGTGCCGGCAATGGTGCCGCCGGTGCCGGTGGCAACCGCCCGGCTGCAGGTTCGGCTGCAACGCCGGCCCGCAGCGGCGCACCCCGCGGCGGCCAGCGCCCTGGCGGTCCGGCGCCCACCCGCTCCGGCGGCGGCGGTCGCGGCCGTTGA
- the otnI gene encoding 2-oxo-tetronate isomerase gives MPKFAANLTLLFTEVPFLDRFAAARAAGFDAVECQFPYEYNPAEIRRRLDDNGLRMVLHNLHAGDWQAGERGLACDPRLHRQFRDSVKQALDYATLLDVPQLHCLAGVVPPGMDLRRVRESYLYNLEYAANMCRPRGIRLLIEPINTIDIPGYFLSRTEQALDIIAACDSDNVFLQSDIYHMHSMGEDVTALLRRALPHIRHVQLADAPGRNEPGTGEIDYPHVFALLEELGYDGWIGCEYRPLAGTVAGLQWRDGPAIGGVPPANRLNPAA, from the coding sequence ATGCCGAAGTTCGCCGCCAACCTTACCCTGCTTTTTACGGAAGTACCGTTCCTGGACCGGTTCGCCGCCGCGCGCGCGGCTGGCTTCGATGCCGTGGAATGCCAGTTTCCGTATGAGTACAATCCCGCCGAAATCCGGCGCAGGCTCGACGACAACGGCCTGCGCATGGTGCTGCACAACCTGCATGCGGGCGACTGGCAGGCCGGCGAACGCGGCCTGGCATGCGATCCGCGCCTGCACCGCCAGTTCCGCGACAGCGTCAAGCAGGCGCTCGACTATGCGACGCTGCTCGACGTGCCGCAGCTGCATTGCCTGGCCGGCGTGGTACCGCCGGGCATGGATCTGCGCCGCGTGCGCGAAAGCTACCTCTATAACCTGGAATACGCTGCCAACATGTGCCGGCCGCGCGGCATCCGCCTGCTGATCGAGCCGATCAACACGATCGACATTCCCGGCTATTTCCTGTCGCGTACCGAACAGGCGCTGGACATCATCGCCGCATGCGACAGCGACAACGTCTTCCTGCAGTCGGACATCTATCACATGCACAGCATGGGCGAGGACGTGACGGCGCTGCTGCGGCGGGCGCTGCCGCACATCCGCCACGTGCAGCTGGCCGATGCGCCCGGCCGAAATGAACCGGGCACCGGCGAGATCGATTATCCCCATGTGTTCGCGCTGCTGGAAGAACTGGGCTACGACGGCTGGATCGGCTGCGAATACCGGCCGCTCGCGGGCACCGTTGCCGGCCTGCAGTGGCGCGATGGCCCCGCCATCGGCGGTGTGCCGCCGGCAAACCGGCTGAACCCCGCCGCCTGA
- a CDS encoding TraR/DksA family transcriptional regulator has product MNILTSDQLAALQASLEQRRLTLLRQAAGRPNSEFSRTPAVEEIETSPADSASNRTLNQLEAEADELRLAQLSSIRHALAKFDSGENGAYGECESCGEPIGYSRLEARPEARFCIACQTRLEQQRR; this is encoded by the coding sequence ATGAACATCCTGACATCCGACCAGCTTGCGGCATTGCAGGCGTCGCTCGAGCAGCGCAGGCTCACGCTGCTGCGGCAAGCCGCCGGCCGCCCGAACAGCGAGTTCAGCCGTACGCCGGCAGTCGAGGAAATCGAAACCTCGCCGGCAGACAGCGCCAGCAACCGCACGCTGAACCAGCTTGAAGCGGAAGCGGACGAGCTCCGGCTGGCGCAGCTGTCGTCCATCCGCCACGCGCTCGCCAAGTTCGACAGCGGCGAAAACGGTGCTTATGGCGAGTGCGAAAGCTGCGGCGAACCGATCGGCTACTCCCGCCTCGAAGCGCGCCCCGAAGCCCGCTTCTGCATCGCCTGCCAGACGCGGCTCGAGCAGCAGCGGCGCTGA
- a CDS encoding universal stress protein — MGYKTILVHVDEAPHAPARVLMAAELALQHGAHVIGVALTGVSRFLYHNEMVDDDDPNLAQHLDVLRERARGALADFAPQLRALGLHSFEERVLDDEPGAGLALVARHADLAIVGQAVPDQRGTGPSAFPAEVLTESGCPVLVVPHTARPRGSISVTPSGIASPGAPAPGRHVLIAWNASKEAARAVREALPLLARAEQVTLAIVDADLRPAAFGDTPGEDVLAWLGRHGIEADVVMSQTPRQGLLKRPGDVGEALLALAEERGGDLIVLGAYGHSRFRETLLGGVTRTVLETMTVPVLMAH; from the coding sequence ATGGGCTACAAGACGATTCTCGTACACGTTGATGAAGCGCCCCACGCGCCGGCGCGGGTGCTGATGGCGGCCGAGCTGGCGCTGCAGCATGGCGCGCATGTGATCGGCGTGGCACTGACCGGGGTGTCGCGCTTCCTGTATCACAACGAGATGGTCGACGACGACGATCCCAACCTGGCGCAGCACCTCGATGTGTTGCGCGAACGTGCACGCGGCGCGCTGGCCGACTTCGCTCCACAGCTCCGCGCGCTGGGCTTGCACAGTTTCGAGGAACGCGTGCTGGACGACGAACCCGGCGCCGGGCTCGCGCTGGTGGCGCGCCATGCCGACCTGGCCATCGTCGGCCAGGCGGTGCCGGATCAACGGGGCACGGGCCCGTCGGCATTTCCGGCCGAAGTGCTCACCGAATCGGGCTGCCCGGTGCTGGTGGTGCCGCACACGGCGCGCCCGCGCGGCTCCATATCCGTTACCCCGTCCGGCATCGCCAGCCCGGGCGCCCCGGCCCCCGGCCGGCACGTGCTGATCGCCTGGAATGCCAGCAAGGAAGCGGCGCGCGCGGTACGCGAGGCGCTGCCGTTGCTGGCGCGGGCCGAGCAGGTCACGCTGGCGATCGTCGATGCCGATCTGCGGCCGGCGGCGTTCGGCGACACGCCGGGCGAGGATGTACTGGCCTGGCTGGGCCGCCATGGCATCGAAGCCGACGTGGTCATGTCGCAAACGCCGCGCCAGGGTTTGCTGAAACGCCCGGGCGACGTTGGCGAGGCGCTGCTGGCGCTGGCGGAGGAACGCGGCGGCGATCTCATCGTGCTCGGCGCCTACGGCCACTCGCGCTTCCGCGAAACGCTGCTGGGCGGCGTTACCCGCACCGTGCTGGAAACGATGACGGTGCCGGTGCTGATGGCGCACTGA
- a CDS encoding glycine zipper domain-containing protein, with product MTIIIAGHFQLQEQVDGARQALRDAGYPDDGISAFYVNQPGQHDMLAIGGDRQLSPGAKDTPEGLAKGAATGGAIGAAIGAATAPVTGPVGPIVGGLVGAHVGSLYSFSHMKDKGEAEQGGQNAVAPRKAGMMIAVAVPDGNEGPAVQVLRNLGAGDIERAEGTIAGGDWKDFDPLSLPRRIG from the coding sequence ATGACGATCATCATCGCCGGTCATTTCCAGTTGCAGGAGCAGGTCGACGGCGCACGCCAGGCCCTGCGCGATGCGGGCTATCCGGACGACGGCATAAGCGCCTTCTACGTCAACCAGCCCGGCCAGCACGACATGCTCGCGATCGGCGGGGACCGCCAGCTGTCGCCCGGCGCCAAGGATACGCCCGAAGGGCTGGCCAAGGGCGCCGCGACGGGTGGCGCCATCGGCGCGGCGATCGGTGCGGCCACGGCGCCGGTAACGGGCCCGGTCGGCCCGATCGTGGGCGGCCTGGTCGGCGCGCACGTCGGTTCACTGTACAGCTTCTCGCACATGAAGGACAAGGGCGAGGCCGAACAGGGCGGCCAGAATGCCGTCGCGCCGCGCAAGGCCGGCATGATGATCGCTGTGGCCGTACCGGACGGCAATGAAGGGCCGGCCGTGCAGGTGCTGCGCAACCTCGGCGCGGGCGATATCGAGCGCGCCGAAGGCACGATCGCCGGTGGCGACTGGAAAGACTTCGATCCGCTGTCGCTGCCGCGGCGTATCGGCTGA
- a CDS encoding ATP-binding protein gives MHFEEFDASPAAGVRSESAPPTRLQYLIDNTPALIYCTVPSGDFKMTFVSNNAFNMLGYRPEDMLADPNFWFDHIHPDDKPRIVESLAQVFTEGQRVYEYRFRTADDRWLWVHDTLRLVRDAAGRPLEVIGALTDITDRKAMEEALTAKGIEQQQLIGKLREAHEQLLQAEKMASVGQLAAGIAHEINNPIGFVNSNMGSLQGYVGTLVDLIDAYDDAIAGHPELLARMAPVRVAADLDFVRGDVASLVSESIDGLRRVKEIVQALREFSHVGETEWQFADLHRGLDSTLNIVANELKYKVTVVKEYGKLPLVECRASQLNQVFMNLIVNAGQAIAERGILHIRTGVQGSWVWVEFADTGAGIAPEHLTRIFEPFFTTKPVGSGTGLGLSLSYGIIHRHGGRIDVRSQPGEGTAFTVWLPQRPPRRGAGDI, from the coding sequence ATGCATTTCGAGGAATTCGATGCCTCGCCCGCCGCCGGGGTCCGGTCCGAGTCCGCGCCGCCAACCCGGCTGCAATACCTGATCGACAACACGCCGGCGCTGATCTATTGCACGGTGCCCAGCGGCGACTTCAAGATGACGTTCGTCAGCAATAACGCGTTCAACATGCTGGGCTACCGGCCGGAAGACATGCTGGCGGATCCGAACTTCTGGTTCGACCACATCCACCCGGACGACAAGCCGCGCATCGTCGAAAGCCTGGCGCAGGTATTTACCGAAGGCCAGCGTGTGTATGAGTACCGCTTTCGCACGGCCGACGACCGCTGGCTGTGGGTGCACGATACGCTGCGCCTGGTCCGCGATGCGGCCGGGCGGCCGCTGGAGGTGATCGGCGCGCTGACCGACATCACCGACCGCAAGGCGATGGAGGAGGCGCTGACGGCCAAGGGTATCGAGCAGCAGCAGCTGATCGGCAAGCTGCGCGAAGCGCACGAGCAGTTGCTGCAGGCCGAGAAAATGGCGTCGGTCGGCCAGCTCGCGGCCGGCATCGCGCACGAGATCAACAATCCGATCGGCTTCGTCAATTCCAACATGGGGTCGCTGCAAGGGTATGTCGGCACGCTTGTGGACCTGATCGACGCCTACGACGACGCGATCGCCGGCCACCCGGAATTGCTGGCACGAATGGCGCCGGTGCGGGTGGCGGCCGACCTGGATTTCGTGCGCGGCGACGTGGCGTCGCTGGTCAGCGAATCGATCGACGGCCTGCGGCGCGTGAAGGAGATCGTGCAGGCGCTGCGCGAGTTTTCCCACGTGGGCGAAACGGAATGGCAGTTCGCCGACCTGCACCGCGGGCTGGACAGCACGCTGAATATCGTTGCCAACGAACTGAAGTACAAGGTCACGGTGGTGAAGGAATACGGCAAGCTGCCGCTCGTGGAATGCCGTGCCTCGCAGCTGAACCAGGTGTTCATGAACCTGATCGTCAACGCCGGGCAGGCGATCGCCGAGCGTGGCATCCTTCACATCCGCACCGGCGTGCAGGGGAGCTGGGTTTGGGTCGAGTTCGCCGATACGGGCGCCGGCATCGCCCCGGAACACCTGACCCGCATCTTCGAGCCGTTCTTCACGACCAAGCCGGTCGGCAGCGGCACGGGGCTCGGGCTGTCGCTCTCCTACGGCATCATCCACCGTCACGGCGGGCGCATCGACGTGCGCTCGCAACCGGGCGAAGGCACCGCATTCACCGTCTGGCTGCCGCAGCGGCCGCCACGTCGAGGCGCCGGCGACATCTGA
- a CDS encoding zinc-dependent peptidase yields the protein MDALLGLTLVALAVAAPFLYPRWTLRRALSRPLPAADLAALRRYVPIHDRLGPALQERLQRHVKQFLHQKKFVGCAGLDVTDEMRVAIAGQACVLLLNRHGGVYPSLRTILLYPGAFAAARQDVGPGGVVTPFRQTMLGESWEDGRVVLSWEDAERGALAWNGQNVVLHEFAHQLDSEAGHTNGAPYLGSRENYRSWSEVLARDYEHLRRAAWLGSQDSVLDHYGATSPAEFFAVATEAFFGKPWQLAQRHPALYDELSKYYRVDPREWLDQPPVEPEPPAVVPAVPSNRSFAWASW from the coding sequence ATGGATGCATTGCTCGGTTTGACACTCGTGGCGCTGGCTGTTGCAGCGCCATTCCTGTATCCGCGCTGGACTTTGCGCCGGGCGCTGTCCCGGCCCCTTCCTGCCGCTGACCTTGCGGCGCTGCGGCGTTATGTTCCGATCCACGACCGCCTCGGCCCCGCGCTGCAGGAGAGGTTGCAGCGGCACGTAAAACAATTCCTGCATCAGAAAAAATTTGTCGGCTGTGCCGGCCTCGACGTCACGGACGAGATGCGCGTGGCGATTGCCGGCCAGGCTTGCGTTCTGCTGCTCAACCGTCATGGCGGCGTGTATCCGTCGCTGCGCACGATCCTCCTGTATCCCGGCGCCTTCGCCGCCGCGCGGCAGGACGTGGGTCCGGGCGGCGTCGTCACGCCGTTCCGCCAGACGATGCTGGGCGAATCCTGGGAGGATGGCCGCGTGGTGCTGTCGTGGGAAGACGCGGAGCGGGGCGCACTGGCCTGGAACGGCCAGAACGTGGTGCTGCATGAATTCGCGCACCAGCTCGACAGCGAAGCGGGCCACACCAACGGGGCGCCGTACCTGGGGAGCCGGGAAAACTACCGCAGCTGGTCCGAAGTGCTGGCCCGGGACTACGAACACCTGCGCCGCGCCGCCTGGCTGGGCAGCCAGGACAGCGTGCTGGATCACTACGGCGCCACCAGCCCGGCCGAGTTCTTTGCCGTCGCCACCGAGGCGTTCTTCGGCAAGCCCTGGCAGCTCGCGCAGCGGCACCCGGCCCTGTACGACGAGCTGTCGAAGTATTACCGTGTCGATCCGCGCGAATGGCTCGACCAGCCGCCGGTGGAACCGGAGCCGCCCGCGGTCGTGCCGGCCGTTCCCTCGAACCGCTCGTTCGCGTGGGCCAGCTGGTAA
- a CDS encoding winged helix-turn-helix domain-containing protein, with protein MASQPVAKPRLALVERPGPGTERKALSLAPIERVRSTSATLRRIENMQKLIGELQQHEMLADEIAWFLKFSPSGARKYIRDLREAGVIELARYIEGTATYLGKAVYRLTPDAERVQAFLAAIAQPKREGSPPRKERPSLREQSMAGSGRHFHILADDTHYAIRVNRGPVTRDPLVAALFGAPQSLQKAQQ; from the coding sequence ATGGCCTCCCAGCCCGTTGCCAAGCCGCGCCTGGCGCTGGTGGAGCGTCCGGGTCCGGGAACCGAGCGCAAGGCATTGTCGCTGGCGCCAATCGAACGCGTACGGTCCACTTCCGCAACACTGCGCCGCATCGAAAACATGCAAAAGCTGATCGGCGAGCTGCAGCAGCATGAAATGCTGGCCGACGAAATTGCGTGGTTCCTGAAATTCTCCCCGTCCGGCGCCCGTAAATACATCCGCGACCTGCGCGAAGCCGGCGTGATCGAACTGGCCCGCTATATCGAAGGCACCGCAACCTACCTGGGCAAGGCCGTGTACCGCCTGACCCCGGATGCCGAGCGCGTGCAGGCCTTCCTGGCCGCGATCGCCCAGCCGAAGCGCGAAGGCTCGCCGCCGCGCAAGGAACGTCCGAGCCTGCGCGAGCAGAGCATGGCCGGCAGCGGCCGCCACTTCCATATCCTGGCGGACGATACCCATTATGCCATCCGCGTGAACCGCGGCCCGGTTACCCGCGATCCACTGGTTGCCGCCCTGTTCGGCGCGCCGCAATCGCTGCAGAAGGCACAACAGTAA
- a CDS encoding OmpA family protein, translating to MNKSNKIAIAAALLCASFAASAQDTVINPNWYIQPSVNAMKPDSDWATDKTGYGGGLKFGKPISENWDIQVGYTYARSSENGARYQQETLGADFLYLFSRKTFRPFVLVGLGAQRDKENQFRSLAEPHRTSPYVSAGLGFQSVINDRWSFQADVRSVYGFIGSDDFRHDRSNNVYATVGFNYALGPTPQPPAPPAPPAPVVEPPAPVTPPPPPPPPARFEKVSMSATELFEFNSAKLRGDQPKLDDVARVLNENPSLTGITISGHTDRIGSDKYNQTLSEKRAAAAKEYLVGKGIAADRLTTEGKGESQPIVQCDNKKRADLIKCLEPNRRVEVEQITIERRVN from the coding sequence GTGAATAAATCCAACAAGATCGCAATCGCCGCAGCCCTGCTGTGCGCTTCCTTTGCCGCCTCGGCGCAGGATACCGTCATCAATCCGAACTGGTACATCCAGCCGAGCGTGAACGCAATGAAGCCCGACTCCGACTGGGCAACCGACAAGACCGGCTATGGCGGCGGCCTGAAGTTCGGTAAACCGATCTCGGAAAACTGGGATATCCAGGTGGGTTACACCTACGCCCGCTCCAGCGAGAATGGCGCGCGCTACCAGCAAGAAACGCTGGGTGCCGACTTCCTGTACCTGTTCTCGCGTAAGACGTTCCGTCCGTTCGTGCTGGTTGGCCTCGGCGCCCAGCGCGACAAGGAAAACCAGTTCCGCAGCCTGGCTGAACCGCACCGCACGTCGCCGTACGTGTCGGCCGGCCTGGGTTTCCAGTCCGTCATCAACGACCGCTGGTCGTTCCAGGCGGACGTGCGTAGCGTCTACGGCTTCATCGGCAGCGACGACTTCCGTCACGACCGCTCGAACAACGTCTACGCGACCGTGGGCTTCAACTATGCGCTGGGCCCGACGCCTCAGCCGCCGGCACCGCCAGCCCCACCGGCACCAGTGGTCGAACCACCGGCACCGGTAACGCCGCCACCACCGCCACCACCGCCAGCACGCTTCGAGAAAGTGTCGATGTCGGCCACCGAACTGTTCGAGTTCAACAGCGCCAAGCTGCGCGGCGACCAGCCGAAACTGGATGACGTGGCACGCGTGCTGAACGAGAACCCGAGCCTGACCGGCATCACGATCAGCGGCCACACCGACCGTATCGGTTCGGACAAGTACAACCAGACGCTGTCCGAGAAACGTGCCGCCGCCGCCAAGGAATACCTGGTTGGCAAGGGCATCGCCGCCGACCGCCTGACCACCGAAGGCAAGGGTGAATCCCAGCCGATCGTGCAGTGCGATAACAAGAAGCGCGCCGACCTGATCAAGTGCCTGGAACCGAACCGCCGCGTTGAAGTCGAGCAAATCACCATCGAACGTCGCGTGAACTAA
- a CDS encoding YihY/virulence factor BrkB family protein, whose translation MNWRKFPHVAKKIPSLLYCALMEWFDHRGSSKGAALAFYTLFSLAPILVLVIAIAGIFYGKEAAQGELFTQLRGMVGAQGAEAIQLILAGAHNEEEGKIATIIAGALLLFGATSVFAELKTSLDEIWQLPPVTENTVWDTIRTRLLSFGLVLSLGFLLLTSLVVSAALEIFERFWNRYWPDATMIVSVLNQSISFLVIATMFGVIYKLLPRIQLTWPDVIIGALGTAVMFMIGKFGIGAYIGNSGVASSFGAAGSTIALLLWVYYSAQIFFLGAEFARQYALQIGSLKHHPRDEQGKLKVAGKK comes from the coding sequence ATGAACTGGAGAAAGTTTCCTCACGTCGCCAAGAAGATTCCCAGCCTGCTGTACTGCGCGCTGATGGAATGGTTCGATCACCGCGGCAGCAGCAAGGGTGCGGCGCTGGCGTTCTATACCCTGTTCTCGCTGGCGCCGATCCTGGTGCTCGTCATCGCGATTGCCGGCATCTTTTACGGCAAGGAAGCGGCCCAGGGTGAACTGTTCACCCAGCTGCGCGGGATGGTCGGCGCACAGGGCGCGGAAGCGATCCAGCTGATCCTCGCCGGCGCGCACAACGAGGAAGAAGGCAAGATCGCCACGATCATCGCCGGCGCCCTGCTGCTGTTCGGCGCCACCAGTGTGTTCGCCGAACTCAAGACCAGCCTGGACGAGATCTGGCAGCTGCCGCCGGTGACCGAGAACACCGTATGGGACACGATCCGCACCCGCCTGCTGTCGTTCGGCCTGGTGCTGTCGCTGGGGTTCCTGCTGTTGACATCGCTGGTCGTCAGCGCCGCGCTGGAAATCTTCGAGCGGTTCTGGAATCGCTACTGGCCGGATGCGACGATGATCGTGTCGGTCCTGAACCAGAGCATCAGCTTCCTCGTGATCGCCACGATGTTCGGCGTGATCTACAAGCTGCTGCCGCGCATCCAGCTGACCTGGCCGGACGTCATCATCGGCGCGCTGGGCACCGCGGTGATGTTCATGATCGGCAAGTTCGGTATCGGCGCGTACATCGGCAACAGCGGCGTGGCCAGCAGCTTCGGCGCCGCCGGCTCCACGATCGCCCTGCTGCTGTGGGTGTATTACTCGGCGCAGATCTTCTTCCTGGGCGCCGAATTCGCCCGGCAATACGCACTGCAGATCGGCAGCCTGAAGCACCATCCGCGCGATGAGCAGGGCAAGTTGAAGGTCGCGGGGAAGAAGTAA